In Rubrobacter calidifluminis, a genomic segment contains:
- a CDS encoding complex I subunit 4 family protein, with amino-acid sequence MFPVVSVTLFVPLLGAALLVVLRKIPPRGAHAIGLVSSGLALAGSGLMWVRGVSGAGFSQVEEASWMPSIGVAYRVGVDGISLPLVLLTAVLFFLALVFSVGVERDARSYVALFLLLETACIGVFVALDTILFYVFFEVTLVAMYFIIYGWGYEERRRAAITFFLYTLLGSLPLLLAILVLYAGSSPHTFDVQKLVASPPLTGLAAAFAFLAMLVTFAIKSPIFPVHTWLPLAHTEAPTAGSVILAGVLLKIGTYGLIRFALQMTPDAFRVAAPYVAGIAVVSALWGAFAALAQKDLKRLVAYTSVNHMGYVFLAVAAAAAATSAQVRTLALDGAVLQMVSHGLVTGALFLVVGALQERAHTREMGAFGGLLRVTPALGWFFVLFSFASLGLPGLAHFPAEFQIFLGSFRVYPVAAAVALVGIAVTAGLYLRAIRVSFFGRPDGWLQGMRDLGVREVLATAPLLALTIVVGVYPALILGVVHHTTKAMGL; translated from the coding sequence GTGTTCCCGGTCGTCTCCGTGACCCTGTTCGTCCCGCTTCTGGGAGCGGCGCTCTTGGTCGTGCTGCGCAAGATCCCGCCGCGCGGCGCGCACGCCATCGGTCTCGTCTCTTCCGGGCTTGCGCTGGCCGGGTCGGGGTTGATGTGGGTGCGCGGCGTCTCGGGGGCGGGGTTCTCCCAGGTCGAGGAGGCCTCCTGGATGCCCTCGATAGGGGTGGCCTACCGTGTGGGTGTGGACGGGATAAGCCTGCCGCTCGTGCTGTTGACAGCGGTGCTGTTCTTCCTGGCCCTGGTCTTCTCCGTCGGGGTCGAGAGGGACGCCCGCTCCTACGTGGCGCTGTTTTTGCTGCTGGAGACGGCGTGCATCGGGGTCTTCGTCGCTCTGGATACGATCCTCTTCTACGTCTTCTTCGAGGTCACGCTGGTCGCGATGTACTTCATCATCTACGGCTGGGGTTACGAGGAGCGCCGGCGCGCCGCGATCACGTTCTTCCTCTACACCCTGCTCGGGAGCCTGCCCTTGCTGCTCGCGATCCTCGTCCTCTACGCCGGGAGCAGCCCGCACACCTTCGACGTGCAGAAGCTCGTGGCCTCACCGCCCCTGACGGGGCTTGCGGCCGCGTTCGCCTTTCTCGCCATGCTGGTCACGTTCGCGATCAAAAGCCCCATCTTCCCGGTGCACACCTGGCTGCCGCTGGCGCACACCGAGGCCCCGACCGCGGGCAGCGTCATACTGGCGGGTGTCCTGCTGAAGATCGGGACATACGGTCTGATCCGGTTCGCCCTGCAGATGACCCCCGACGCCTTCCGGGTCGCGGCCCCCTACGTGGCGGGGATCGCGGTTGTCAGCGCTCTCTGGGGGGCTTTCGCCGCCCTGGCCCAGAAGGACCTCAAACGGCTCGTCGCCTACACGAGCGTCAACCACATGGGCTACGTCTTCCTGGCCGTCGCGGCGGCCGCTGCGGCAACGAGCGCGCAGGTGAGGACGCTCGCGCTCGACGGGGCCGTGCTGCAGATGGTGAGCCACGGGCTCGTGACCGGCGCGTTGTTTTTAGTGGTCGGTGCGTTGCAAGAACGGGCACACACGCGCGAGATGGGCGCCTTCGGCGGGCTGTTGCGGGTCACGCCGGCGCTGGGGTGGTTCTTCGTCCTCTTCTCCTTCGCCTCGCTCGGGCTGCCGGGGCTCGCCCACTTCCCGGCGGAGTTCCAGATCTTTCTCGGCTCGTTCCGGGTGTACCCGGTCGCGGCGGCGGTCGCGCTGGTGGGGATCGCCGTGACCGCCGGGCTGTACCTGCGCGCGATACGGGTCTCCTTCTTCGGCAGGCCCGACGGGTGGCTGCAGGGGATGAGGGATCTCGGGGTGCGAGAGGTCCTGGCGACGGCGCCGCTCCTTGCTCTGACCATCGTGGTCGGGGTCTACCCGGCCCTGATCCTCGGCGTCGTACACCATACGACGAAGGCGATGGGGTTGTGA
- a CDS encoding NADH-quinone oxidoreductase subunit N gives MSLARMAHDLTLLAPQLAVLWAAVGALAFEMLRLPKVALVYTVVGLFSAAGLAVAFLGTQTSVFTGTYRVDSLSLWAVIVLSSATAFVAVLARREVRGTDREGTVYALLAFTLLGAIMLAGAGDVMFLVLGVLLSSLGSFALVAYPRDDRATEAAMKYFVFGSVSEAVMIFGLTYWYGAVGSTLLSELPSLKGYPLAAAFGLVAVLVGLGYKASYVPFHFWAPDAYEGAPVSIAAFLSIVPKVGAIFALAQVVHDLPEGLVAWQLVVAVLAAFSMTYGNLAALVQERIVRLLAYSSIAQAGYFLLGIVDVGQGALAPRSLVVFAAAYAAMNLGAFAVVLQAGRRIGDFTGLWRTSPWAAGAMVVFLFSLVGVPPLAGFVGKFLLFGAAIDAGYTWLAVVAILNSVLSLGVYLRVVVPMFREPKKAPASPPLVVAVWGVAFFATAAIGIAAQVLLGRVV, from the coding sequence ATGTCGCTCGCCCGGATGGCGCACGATCTCACGCTGCTCGCGCCTCAGCTCGCGGTGCTTTGGGCGGCGGTGGGCGCGCTCGCCTTCGAGATGCTACGTCTGCCGAAGGTGGCGCTCGTCTACACGGTGGTCGGGCTCTTCTCGGCGGCGGGTCTGGCCGTGGCGTTCCTGGGGACGCAGACGAGCGTCTTTACCGGGACCTACCGGGTGGACTCCCTGAGCCTGTGGGCCGTGATCGTGCTCTCGAGCGCGACGGCTTTCGTCGCGGTGCTCGCCCGCCGCGAGGTCAGGGGCACCGACCGCGAGGGTACGGTCTACGCACTGCTCGCCTTCACGTTGCTGGGGGCGATCATGCTCGCCGGAGCGGGGGATGTGATGTTCCTGGTGCTGGGCGTGCTGCTCTCCAGCCTGGGGTCCTTCGCCCTGGTGGCCTACCCCAGGGACGACCGGGCGACCGAGGCGGCGATGAAATACTTCGTCTTCGGATCGGTCTCCGAGGCGGTCATGATCTTCGGCCTCACCTACTGGTATGGAGCTGTAGGCTCGACTTTGCTCTCCGAGCTCCCTTCACTCAAGGGATACCCGCTCGCGGCGGCGTTCGGGCTGGTCGCTGTCCTGGTGGGGCTCGGGTACAAGGCGTCCTACGTCCCGTTTCACTTCTGGGCACCCGATGCCTACGAGGGCGCTCCGGTCTCGATCGCGGCGTTCCTGTCGATAGTGCCGAAGGTCGGAGCGATCTTCGCTCTCGCCCAGGTCGTGCACGACCTGCCGGAGGGGCTCGTCGCCTGGCAGTTGGTGGTGGCGGTCCTCGCCGCCTTCTCGATGACCTACGGCAACCTGGCGGCGCTCGTGCAGGAGAGGATCGTGCGACTTCTCGCCTACTCCTCGATAGCGCAGGCCGGGTACTTCCTGCTCGGCATCGTGGACGTGGGGCAGGGAGCACTGGCCCCGCGCTCCCTCGTCGTATTCGCCGCCGCCTACGCCGCGATGAACCTCGGGGCCTTCGCCGTGGTCCTGCAGGCGGGGAGGCGCATCGGAGACTTCACCGGGTTGTGGAGGACCTCGCCGTGGGCGGCCGGGGCGATGGTGGTGTTTTTGTTCTCTCTCGTCGGGGTGCCGCCGCTCGCGGGGTTCGTCGGAAAGTTCCTCCTGTTCGGGGCGGCGATAGACGCCGGGTATACGTGGCTCGCGGTGGTGGCGATCCTCAACAGCGTGCTCTCTTTGGGGGTCTACCTGCGGGTCGTCGTCCCCATGTTCCGGGAGCCCAAGAAGGCCCCCGCTTCTCCGCCGCTGGTCGTCGCGGTCTGGGGGGTGGCCTTCTTCGCCACCGCAGCCATCGGGATCGCGGCGCAGGTCCTGCTGGGACGGGTGGTATAG
- a CDS encoding prolipoprotein diacylglyceryl transferase produces the protein MIEIPFPPELRLGPLSISWHSIAILIGFLVGWFLFERLARRRGYPEAFLEWAPIVALLVGIVGARLYYVAQSNPMEYLRNPVRILEVWRGGLAFYGTVALVPLAFLWLTRRYRVPFWSFADLMALVGALGMAIGRIGDVIIGEHYGPPTSLPWGVVYSVGGLERPTPGIAVQSGALYEVGIDLLIFAAAWFLKDLLTKRPGLLFAFVLGTFALSRVVIFSVVRDVPEVAFGMNNAQLTSIFALVVSLMIAAWRRKPKTVEPEVSTGERAGSLR, from the coding sequence ATGATAGAGATACCTTTCCCTCCAGAACTCCGGCTCGGGCCGCTCAGCATCAGCTGGCATAGCATAGCCATCCTCATCGGGTTCCTTGTCGGGTGGTTCCTCTTCGAGCGGCTAGCCAGAAGGAGAGGATATCCAGAGGCGTTTCTGGAGTGGGCTCCGATCGTGGCACTCCTGGTCGGGATCGTCGGGGCTAGGCTTTATTACGTGGCTCAGAGCAACCCCATGGAATACCTCCGCAACCCGGTGAGGATCCTGGAGGTGTGGCGGGGAGGGCTCGCCTTTTACGGCACGGTTGCTCTCGTCCCATTGGCATTCCTGTGGCTCACCCGCCGTTACAGGGTGCCGTTCTGGTCGTTTGCTGATTTGATGGCGCTGGTCGGGGCTTTGGGGATGGCTATAGGCAGGATCGGTGACGTAATAATCGGCGAACATTATGGCCCACCAACTTCTCTACCGTGGGGTGTCGTTTACTCCGTGGGAGGCTTGGAGAGACCAACTCCAGGTATCGCGGTGCAGTCGGGAGCACTTTACGAGGTGGGGATAGACCTCTTGATCTTTGCCGCCGCCTGGTTTTTGAAAGACCTCTTGACAAAGAGGCCTGGGTTGCTGTTCGCCTTTGTGCTGGGGACGTTTGCTTTGAGCCGCGTAGTCATCTTTTCGGTGGTGCGCGACGTACCAGAGGTGGCTTTTGGGATGAACAATGCTCAACTAACCAGCATCTTCGCCCTGGTGGTTAGCCTCATGATCGCTGCGTGGAGGCGGAAACCAAAGACAGTGGAACCAGAGGTCTCGACGGGTGAGCGAGCGGGGTCGTTGAGATGA
- a CDS encoding response regulator transcription factor, producing the protein MGVRVLVVEDERSLVRLLRAYLEREGFEVYEAFDGRAGLDIAGEVRPDVVVLDWMLPELDGLEVLRRLRRFSDAYVILLTARVEETDRIVGLSAGADDYLPKPFSPGELVARVRAMLRRPRSGTGPEEEPLRVGELSIDPSRREVRLGGREIALTAIEFDLLAALASRPGLVFSRAQLLERVWGEGYFGDDHVVDVHIANVRKKLGEDAAHPRYIETVRGVGYRMRR; encoded by the coding sequence ATGGGCGTCAGGGTGCTGGTGGTGGAGGACGAGAGGAGCCTGGTGAGGCTCCTGCGGGCCTACCTGGAGCGGGAAGGCTTCGAGGTGTACGAGGCTTTCGACGGCAGGGCCGGGCTGGATATCGCGGGTGAAGTCCGGCCCGATGTCGTCGTCCTCGACTGGATGTTGCCGGAGCTGGACGGCCTGGAGGTGCTGCGCAGGCTGCGGCGTTTCTCGGATGCCTACGTGATCCTGCTCACTGCGCGCGTCGAGGAGACGGACCGTATCGTCGGTCTCTCGGCCGGAGCGGACGACTACCTGCCCAAACCTTTCTCTCCGGGTGAGCTGGTCGCCCGCGTGAGGGCCATGCTGCGCAGGCCGCGTTCCGGGACGGGACCGGAGGAGGAGCCTCTGCGCGTCGGTGAGCTCAGCATCGACCCTTCCAGGCGCGAGGTGCGTCTTGGGGGTAGGGAGATCGCACTCACCGCGATAGAGTTCGATCTCTTGGCGGCGCTCGCCTCCCGTCCCGGGCTGGTCTTCTCCCGCGCGCAGCTTCTGGAACGGGTGTGGGGCGAGGGGTATTTCGGGGATGATCACGTGGTGGACGTGCACATCGCCAACGTGCGCAAGAAGCTGGGGGAGGACGCTGCGCATCCGCGTTACATAGAGACGGTGCGCGGCGTGGGTTACAGGATGAGGAGATGA